Part of the Thermodesulfobacteriota bacterium genome is shown below.
CATCGTGAGGAATGCGTATAAACCAAGGTGCGCATGACCGACAGTGTAATGGGTGAAGTGAGTTATTTCGCTTTGGGAGCGTATCGCTTCGAAAGAGCCCTGAAAGCTCACCGCAGTGTAGCTCATCGCTCCGAAGACCACAAAGCGAAGGGTTGGACTGTATTTAAGCTTGTCAAAATGACCCACAGTCGTCAGATGATGGTTGATCGCCACCGTTATTACGGGAATGAACATAAGGACGCTTGCAACGATAGACACACTTATAAGCCACGTCGGAAGAGGCCCGCCGACGAGATGATGGATACCATTCCAATTGTAAAAAAGCGCAAATGACCAGAAGCCAAGAAGTGATAGATAATAACTGTGTATGGGACGTCCGATTACTTTGGGTATAAAGTAATAAGCGGCGGCCAGACCCGCGGGGGTAGCCCACACTGTTAATAGATTATGCGCATACCACCAGTTGACAGCTGCCTGCGTTACGCCGGAATAAATGTGGAGATTGGCAATGACATAAAGAATGGGGAACCATACTACAGATGCAAGAATATACCATAGAGATACGTATATGTGCGTTACCCTGCGTGAATGAAAGGTTCGAAGTATAGAGAACGATAAACAGATGGCGGCTACTGCGATTACAGAGACCGCTGCAGGAGGGAACTCCAGCCACTCCTGTCCCTGACTCCCGCCGTTTAGGATCGCGATTATTCCGTACAATACTCCAATATTCCAAAGAATGGCTGAAATATATAATAGTCTTCGCCAATGGATTTCGGTATTGCATAACCTGGCGGTTAGCCAAATGTAGCAAGCTGCTATTGCCATAGAGGACCAGCCATAAACAACGGCATTTAGGTGAGCAGGGCGAATTCTCCCGAACGTCAAGGCTGGTATGGATCCTAGCCAGTCAGGAAAGCTGAATTTTAATGCCGCGGTTAACCCAAGGATTGTTCCGACGAAAAGCCATAATATAGACGACGAAAAGAATAAGAGGACAGGAGCCGACACGGATTCATCGCTTGTTACACGTGAGGAGAGTTCAGGAGATTCTTCTACCTTCGAGATGTCACTGTCTGGACTCATCCTTCTTGCTCTCCGCCTTTATGATTTCTTTCAGGAATTCCAAAGACATTATCGGTCATCTTTCCAATGGGCTCGTCTTCATCAAATATTACGTAGGCTCCGGCATTCAGGTCTTTGAATTGCTTATTTCGCACGGCCCAGAAAAATGCGCCAATCGCCAGAGATCCGCCCAGGAGGACGAGGAAGATTAGAATGAGAGCGGCAAGGGGTAGATTCATGAATCTTAATTTATTATACACTTTGAAATGCTCTTGATAAAAACCTCGACAGGGTAAGTGTGAACGGGTTTATCTATTGAGTTGCAATCGATAGACGGGGTTTTCTAACCCCGCTTCAAGCCTGATGCTCGCTTTTGTCATCCTCGAATGTGGTAATCGGGGATCCACACTAGCTGTTATGGCGAAGTGTAATGCCCTTTGGCGATCTCCATTATAAATTCATCAGAAAATCGGAGAAGAAGCTAGGTTGGAGATTACAAGGTATGTCTATGAGAGG
Proteins encoded:
- a CDS encoding cbb3-type cytochrome c oxidase subunit I, whose product is MSPDSDISKVEESPELSSRVTSDESVSAPVLLFFSSSILWLFVGTILGLTAALKFSFPDWLGSIPALTFGRIRPAHLNAVVYGWSSMAIAACYIWLTARLCNTEIHWRRLLYISAILWNIGVLYGIIAILNGGSQGQEWLEFPPAAVSVIAVAAICLSFSILRTFHSRRVTHIYVSLWYILASVVWFPILYVIANLHIYSGVTQAAVNWWYAHNLLTVWATPAGLAAAYYFIPKVIGRPIHSYYLSLLGFWSFALFYNWNGIHHLVGGPLPTWLISVSIVASVLMFIPVITVAINHHLTTVGHFDKLKYSPTLRFVVFGAMSYTAVSFQGSFEAIRSQSEITHFTHYTVGHAHLGLYAFLTMILFGAIYYIMPRLVKWEWPYPVLIKFHFWLVAIGIILYVLSMNVGGVFQGLYMNDASRPFIESVEVTKPYLAARSIGGALILVGQLLFIFLFSLMILRKGAVRLTPPWRDELEAATK
- the ccoS gene encoding cbb3-type cytochrome oxidase assembly protein CcoS — encoded protein: MYNKLRFMNLPLAALILIFLVLLGGSLAIGAFFWAVRNKQFKDLNAGAYVIFDEDEPIGKMTDNVFGIPERNHKGGEQEG